One Zonotrichia leucophrys gambelii isolate GWCS_2022_RI unplaced genomic scaffold, RI_Zleu_2.0 Scaffold_483_38540, whole genome shotgun sequence DNA segment encodes these proteins:
- the LOC135441758 gene encoding gastrula zinc finger protein XlCGF17.1-like isoform X2, with the protein MPWDTEAEQELSMQSRKDKCPRQNLVEEAVLSSSTAQEVNREEKPRRCHTRRGCKRSWWGSEGERASLGREGGRRWSQSSELVLHEQLHDGEKPHMCVECGKSFRRSSYLIVHQRTHTGERPYECGECGKSFRQSSALISHQRTHTGEKPYECSKCGKGFPTSSSLIRHYRSHREERPFQCPDCGKGFKDNSTLVKHRRIHTGERPYECDKCRKRFQNSSHLLRHYWIHTEERPFQCPECGKGFKRNSTLVTHRLIHTGERPYECPQCGKSFTSSSDLNKHLRSHR; encoded by the exons atgccctgggacactgaggcag agcaggagctgagcatgcagagcaggaaggacaAATGCCCGCGGCAGAACCTGGTGGAAGAGGCCGTTTTGAGCAGCTCCACGGCACAGGAAGTcaacagggaggaaaagccccGGAGATGCCAcacgaggaggggctgcaaacgcAGCTGGTGGGgatctgagggggaaagagccagcctgggccgGGAAGGTGGCCGGAGATGGAGCCAGAGCTCGGAGCTGGTGCTCCATGAACAGCtccatgatggggagaagccccacatGTGcgtggagtgtgggaagagcttcaggagGAGCTCCTACCTGATTGTGCACCAgaggacccacactggggagaggccctacgagtgtggggagtgtgggaagagttTCAGGCAGAGTTCTGccctgatcagccaccagaggacccacactggggagaagccctaTGAGTGCTCCAAGTGTGGGAAGGGGTTTCCGACCAGCTCCAGTCTCATCCGGCACTATCGGAGTCAcagagaggagaggcccttccaatGCCCcgactgtgggaagggattcaAGGACAACTCCACCCTCGTCAagcaccggcgcatccacactggggagaggccctacgagtgtgataaatgcaggaagaggtttcagaacagctcccatctcctccGGCACTATtggattcacacagaggagaggcccttccaatGCCCCgagtgtgggaagggattcAAGCGCAACTCCACCCTTGTCACCCACAGGCTCATCCACACTGgagagaggccctacgagtgtccccagtgtgggaagagcttcaccagcagctctgactTGAACAAACACCTACGGAGCCACcggtaa
- the LOC135441758 gene encoding gastrula zinc finger protein XlCGF17.1-like isoform X1, which yields MHLLARPRGFRLSIGFPIPSPWEAVRKRKMPWDTEAEQELSMQSRKDKCPRQNLVEEAVLSSSTAQEVNREEKPRRCHTRRGCKRSWWGSEGERASLGREGGRRWSQSSELVLHEQLHDGEKPHMCVECGKSFRRSSYLIVHQRTHTGERPYECGECGKSFRQSSALISHQRTHTGEKPYECSKCGKGFPTSSSLIRHYRSHREERPFQCPDCGKGFKDNSTLVKHRRIHTGERPYECDKCRKRFQNSSHLLRHYWIHTEERPFQCPECGKGFKRNSTLVTHRLIHTGERPYECPQCGKSFTSSSDLNKHLRSHR from the exons ATGCATCTATTGGCCAGACCACGAGGATTTCGTCTCTCCATTG gatttccTATTCCCAGTCCCtgggaggctgtgaggaagagaaagatgccctgggacactgaggcag agcaggagctgagcatgcagagcaggaaggacaAATGCCCGCGGCAGAACCTGGTGGAAGAGGCCGTTTTGAGCAGCTCCACGGCACAGGAAGTcaacagggaggaaaagccccGGAGATGCCAcacgaggaggggctgcaaacgcAGCTGGTGGGgatctgagggggaaagagccagcctgggccgGGAAGGTGGCCGGAGATGGAGCCAGAGCTCGGAGCTGGTGCTCCATGAACAGCtccatgatggggagaagccccacatGTGcgtggagtgtgggaagagcttcaggagGAGCTCCTACCTGATTGTGCACCAgaggacccacactggggagaggccctacgagtgtggggagtgtgggaagagttTCAGGCAGAGTTCTGccctgatcagccaccagaggacccacactggggagaagccctaTGAGTGCTCCAAGTGTGGGAAGGGGTTTCCGACCAGCTCCAGTCTCATCCGGCACTATCGGAGTCAcagagaggagaggcccttccaatGCCCcgactgtgggaagggattcaAGGACAACTCCACCCTCGTCAagcaccggcgcatccacactggggagaggccctacgagtgtgataaatgcaggaagaggtttcagaacagctcccatctcctccGGCACTATtggattcacacagaggagaggcccttccaatGCCCCgagtgtgggaagggattcAAGCGCAACTCCACCCTTGTCACCCACAGGCTCATCCACACTGgagagaggccctacgagtgtccccagtgtgggaagagcttcaccagcagctctgactTGAACAAACACCTACGGAGCCACcggtaa